From Clostridia bacterium, one genomic window encodes:
- the purH gene encoding bifunctional phosphoribosylaminoimidazolecarboxamide formyltransferase/IMP cyclohydrolase (involved in de novo purine biosynthesis) produces the protein TTMGCGIGQVNRIWAVKQAIEHSGGYEKTIGAVLASDAFFPFSDSIEEAHKAGIAAIIQPGGSTRDQESIDACDRYGIAMVFTKMRHFKH, from the coding sequence ACAACTATGGGCTGCGGTATTGGTCAAGTAAACAGAATATGGGCTGTTAAGCAGGCTATAGAACATAGCGGCGGATATGAAAAAACAATAGGTGCTGTTTTGGCAAGTGATGCTTTCTTCCCTTTTTCAGACAGTATAGAAGAAGCACACAAAGCAGGCATTGCAGCTATTATTCAGCCGGGGGGATCTACCAGAGATCAAGAAAGCATAGATGCTTGCGATCGTTACGGAATTGCAATGGTATTTACCAAGATGCGTCATTTCAAGCATTAA